A single region of the Methylocystis echinoides genome encodes:
- a CDS encoding malate--CoA ligase subunit beta: MDVHEYQAKEILAAHGVAVPPGTVAYSPDQAVYAATELGGSHWVVKAQIHAGARGKAGGVKLCRTYHEVQQAARDLLGKRLVTSQTGPEGKPVQRVYVEVADPFEREIYLGYVLDRKLERVRVIASKHGGMDIEEIARTAPDELLQVIVEPAVGLQQFQARELAFQLGLNLKQVSRAVQTIMGAYRAFRDNDATMLEINPLVITKDDKVLALDAKMSFDDNALFRRRNIVDMNDASQSDPREAQAHEHSLNYIGLDGEIGCIVNGAGLAMATMDMIKHAGGNPANFLDVGGGASPERVATAFRLVLSDRRVKVVLVNIFAGINRCDWVAQGVVDAVRQERIEGVPLVVRLAGTNVEAGRKIIAESGIPIIVADTLADAAEKAVAAYKSVK; this comes from the coding sequence ATGGACGTCCACGAGTACCAAGCCAAGGAAATTCTGGCGGCCCATGGGGTAGCCGTTCCGCCCGGCACCGTGGCTTACAGCCCCGATCAGGCCGTTTACGCGGCGACGGAACTCGGCGGCTCGCACTGGGTCGTCAAGGCGCAGATCCATGCCGGCGCGCGTGGCAAGGCGGGCGGCGTCAAGCTCTGCCGCACCTATCACGAAGTGCAGCAGGCGGCGCGCGACCTGCTCGGCAAGCGTCTCGTGACCTCGCAGACCGGGCCGGAAGGCAAGCCGGTGCAGCGCGTCTATGTGGAAGTCGCCGATCCCTTCGAGCGTGAAATCTATCTGGGTTATGTCCTCGACCGCAAACTGGAGCGCGTTCGCGTCATCGCTTCCAAGCACGGCGGCATGGACATCGAGGAAATCGCCCGCACGGCGCCCGATGAACTGCTTCAGGTGATCGTCGAGCCGGCCGTGGGCCTGCAACAGTTTCAGGCGCGCGAACTCGCCTTCCAGCTCGGCCTCAATCTCAAGCAGGTGTCGCGCGCGGTGCAGACCATCATGGGCGCCTATCGCGCCTTCCGCGACAATGACGCGACCATGCTGGAGATCAATCCGCTCGTCATCACCAAGGACGACAAGGTTCTCGCGCTCGACGCGAAGATGTCCTTCGACGACAATGCGCTGTTCCGCCGCCGCAACATCGTCGACATGAATGACGCCTCGCAGAGCGATCCGCGCGAGGCGCAGGCGCATGAGCACAGCCTGAATTACATCGGCCTCGATGGCGAGATCGGCTGCATCGTCAACGGCGCCGGCCTGGCCATGGCGACGATGGACATGATCAAGCACGCCGGCGGCAATCCGGCGAACTTCCTCGACGTCGGCGGCGGCGCCTCGCCGGAGCGCGTCGCGACCGCGTTCCGCCTCGTGCTCTCCGACCGCCGCGTGAAAGTGGTGCTGGTGAACATCTTCGCCGGCATCAACCGCTGCGACTGGGTCGCGCAGGGCGTCGTCGACGCGGTTCGGCAGGAACGCATCGAGGGCGTGCCGCTCGTCGTGCGCCTCGCCGGCACCAATGTCGAGGCCGGCAGAAAGATCATCGCCGAGAGCGGCATTCCGATCATTGTGGCCGACACGCTCGCCGACGCGGCCGAGAAGGCCGTCGCCGCTTACAAAAGCGTCAAGTAA
- the fchA gene encoding methenyltetrahydrofolate cyclohydrolase, with protein MSAKTETIGKFLDELASDAPTPGGGGAAALSGAMGAALVSMVCNLTIGKKNYEAVSDDLKKTLARAEALREELTKGIDEDVVAFNTLMGAYGLPRATDEEKAARSAAIQEALKTATLAPLATCKVCYEVISLSKEAADKGNLNVISDAGVAVLAANAGLRSCALNVFINAKSIKDRDFAEKQLAEVNALLAKASAETEAVYEVVKGKIGG; from the coding sequence ATGAGCGCGAAGACGGAAACGATCGGCAAATTCCTCGATGAACTCGCCAGCGACGCGCCGACCCCGGGCGGCGGCGGCGCGGCCGCGCTCTCGGGCGCCATGGGCGCGGCGCTGGTGTCGATGGTCTGCAATCTGACCATCGGCAAGAAGAACTACGAGGCCGTCTCCGACGATCTCAAGAAGACCCTCGCCCGCGCCGAGGCGCTGCGCGAGGAGCTGACGAAGGGCATCGACGAGGACGTCGTCGCCTTCAACACGCTGATGGGCGCCTATGGCCTGCCGCGCGCGACGGATGAAGAGAAAGCCGCCCGTTCGGCCGCGATCCAGGAAGCGCTGAAGACCGCGACGCTCGCCCCGCTCGCGACCTGCAAGGTCTGCTACGAGGTGATCTCCCTGTCGAAGGAAGCCGCCGACAAGGGCAATCTCAACGTCATCAGCGACGCCGGCGTCGCCGTGCTCGCCGCCAACGCCGGCCTGCGCAGCTGCGCGCTGAACGTCTTCATCAACGCGAAGTCGATCAAGGACCGCGACTTCGCCGAGAAGCAGCTCGCCGAGGTCAATGCGCTGCTTGCGAAAGCGAGCGCCGAGACCGAAGCGGTCTATGAGGTGGTGAAGGGCAAGATCGGCGGCTGA
- the sucD gene encoding succinate--CoA ligase subunit alpha yields the protein MSILIDEKTPILVQGITGDKGSFHTKEMIDYGSNVVAGVTPGKGGKTHHGVPVFNTVKDAVKATGAQASITFVAPPFCADAIMEAADAGIRLICSITDGIPAQDMMKVKRYFLRFPKDRRPMLVGPNCAGIISPGKAMLGIMPGHIYSKGSVGLISRSGTLGYEAASQLKAVGLGISTSVGIGGDPINGSSFLDHLVLFDKDPETEAVLIIGEIGGPQEAEAAAWIKENFSKPVIGFVAGLTAPKGRRMGHAGAIISAAGDSAAEKTEIMKSYGLTVAPNPAEFGSTVAKVLGR from the coding sequence ATGAGCATTCTCATCGACGAAAAAACGCCCATCCTCGTCCAGGGCATCACCGGCGACAAGGGCAGTTTCCACACCAAGGAAATGATCGACTACGGCAGCAATGTCGTGGCCGGCGTCACGCCCGGCAAGGGCGGCAAGACGCATCATGGCGTGCCGGTGTTCAATACGGTGAAGGACGCCGTGAAGGCGACCGGCGCGCAGGCGTCGATCACCTTCGTCGCGCCGCCCTTCTGCGCCGACGCCATCATGGAGGCGGCGGACGCGGGCATTCGCCTGATCTGCTCGATCACTGACGGCATTCCGGCGCAGGACATGATGAAGGTGAAGCGCTATTTCCTGCGCTTCCCGAAGGATCGCCGTCCGATGCTGGTCGGCCCCAATTGCGCGGGCATCATCTCGCCGGGCAAGGCGATGCTCGGCATCATGCCGGGGCATATCTACAGCAAGGGCTCTGTTGGCCTGATCTCGCGCTCCGGCACGCTTGGCTATGAAGCGGCGTCGCAGCTCAAGGCGGTCGGGCTCGGCATTTCGACATCGGTCGGCATTGGCGGCGATCCGATCAACGGCTCGTCCTTCCTCGATCATCTCGTGCTGTTCGACAAGGACCCGGAGACCGAGGCCGTTCTCATCATCGGCGAGATCGGCGGGCCGCAGGAGGCCGAAGCGGCCGCCTGGATCAAGGAAAACTTCTCCAAGCCGGTGATCGGCTTCGTCGCCGGCCTCACGGCGCCGAAGGGCCGTCGCATGGGCCATGCGGGCGCGATCATTTCGGCCGCCGGCGACAGCGCGGCGGAGAAGACCGAGATCATGAAATCCTACGGCCTCACCGTTGCGCCGAATCCGGCGGAGTTCGGGTCGACCGTCGCGAAGGTGCTCGGGCGCTAG
- a CDS encoding phosphoenolpyruvate carboxylase, which produces MSAETRNTKSAISLPSAFATRSVTEASAFLREQLLAVIHRHMPEIEDVVRNSRGAAGLAPRQMARALQAQGILFQLVSIAEQAYAMRRRRRIEREKGHDKLLGTFDYVLSSAAAAGVSAADVHAQLQTLRIRPVITAHPTEAKRVSILEKYRRIYLLMRELESTRWTDREREALVKSIYDQVELLWLTGELHLEKPTVEHEVAWGQHFFQETIFDLAPELLSAFERALKRHYPNEKFEVTPFFQFGSWIGGDRDGNPFVTNEVTRRTMRQNATASLNYYRTRVVDLVRSLSISERAATIPPAFLEELDRRLGQLPDGAAIAQRNDKEPYRQFVTTILRKIDNTLAATNDEPVSGPRYTSADKLIGDLLLLESVLAEAKSEALAIDLVRPLRRAVEIFRFSTVRLDIRQNTTRTTSALHELWRIRTGGETPPALLSPEWRSWLMKELDTPRGAPIPRDTLTPDTRDVIEMFEVVADMRASLDREAFGSFILSMTSSADDVLGIYLLAKEAGLFADAAGVDHITLPIVPLFETIGDLQAAPDIMRDLLQVPVVRRSTQAQGDLQEVMIGYSDSNKDGGFLSSNWELFKAQARLTEVGREMDVAIAFFHGRGGSVSRGGAPTGHAIAAQPAGSIRGRFRSTEQGEVVSFKYANRGTAAYQMELLASSVFAHALRSEREDALVPRKDFDEALEEISAASFAAYEKFISDPDLVTYFQAASPLEEISLLNIGSRPARRFGAKSLADLRAIPWVFAWAQNRHSITGWYGVGSGLKAFVDARGDRGLELLRWMFEDSRLFRLILDEVEKTLALVDMGIAKQYAGLVADEAVREKIFKMIEDECALTREMVLRVTGDRELTERFKEYAARLSHRLPVINDVNREQVELLRRFRTAQSEAEKEDAKVPLLISISCIAAGLGATG; this is translated from the coding sequence ATGAGCGCCGAGACCCGGAACACGAAAAGCGCGATCAGCCTGCCCTCGGCCTTCGCAACGCGTTCGGTTACGGAAGCCTCGGCGTTCTTGCGAGAACAACTGCTCGCGGTGATCCACCGGCACATGCCGGAGATCGAAGACGTCGTGCGCAATTCCCGCGGCGCCGCCGGCCTGGCGCCGCGCCAGATGGCGCGCGCGTTGCAGGCGCAAGGCATTCTCTTCCAGCTCGTCTCCATCGCCGAGCAGGCCTACGCCATGCGCCGGCGCCGCCGCATCGAGCGCGAGAAGGGCCACGACAAGCTGCTCGGCACCTTCGATTATGTGCTGTCGAGCGCCGCCGCCGCCGGCGTGAGCGCCGCCGACGTTCACGCGCAGTTGCAGACGCTGCGCATCCGGCCGGTCATCACCGCCCATCCGACCGAAGCCAAGCGCGTTTCGATCCTCGAAAAATACCGCCGCATCTATCTGCTGATGCGCGAACTGGAATCCACCCGCTGGACGGACCGTGAGCGCGAGGCGCTGGTCAAATCCATCTACGATCAGGTAGAGCTGCTGTGGCTCACCGGCGAGCTGCACCTCGAAAAGCCGACGGTCGAGCATGAAGTCGCCTGGGGTCAGCACTTCTTCCAGGAGACGATCTTCGATCTCGCGCCGGAGCTGCTCTCGGCCTTCGAGCGCGCGCTGAAGCGCCATTATCCCAATGAGAAATTCGAGGTCACGCCCTTCTTCCAGTTCGGCTCCTGGATCGGCGGCGACCGCGACGGCAATCCGTTCGTCACCAATGAGGTGACGCGCCGCACCATGCGCCAGAACGCCACGGCGAGCCTGAATTACTATCGCACGCGCGTCGTCGATCTCGTGCGCAGCCTGTCGATCAGCGAACGCGCGGCAACCATTCCGCCTGCGTTCCTCGAGGAGCTCGACCGTCGTCTCGGCCAGCTGCCGGACGGCGCCGCCATCGCCCAGCGCAACGACAAGGAGCCCTATCGTCAGTTCGTGACGACGATCCTGCGCAAGATTGACAACACGCTGGCGGCGACGAATGACGAGCCGGTCTCCGGCCCGCGCTACACGAGCGCCGACAAGCTCATCGGCGATCTGCTGCTGCTCGAATCCGTGCTGGCCGAAGCGAAGAGCGAGGCGCTGGCGATCGATCTCGTGCGCCCGCTGCGCCGCGCCGTGGAGATTTTCCGCTTCAGCACCGTGCGCCTCGACATTCGCCAGAACACCACGCGCACGACCTCGGCGCTGCATGAATTGTGGCGGATCAGGACCGGGGGCGAAACGCCGCCCGCGCTGCTGTCGCCGGAATGGCGCAGCTGGCTGATGAAAGAGCTGGATACGCCGCGTGGCGCGCCCATTCCGCGCGATACGCTGACGCCCGACACGCGCGACGTGATCGAAATGTTCGAGGTCGTCGCCGACATGCGCGCGAGCCTCGACCGCGAGGCCTTCGGCAGCTTCATCCTGTCGATGACCTCCTCGGCCGACGACGTGCTCGGCATCTATCTGCTTGCGAAAGAGGCGGGCCTTTTCGCCGACGCCGCTGGCGTCGATCACATTACGCTTCCCATCGTGCCGCTGTTCGAGACCATCGGCGACCTTCAGGCCGCGCCCGACATCATGCGCGATCTCCTGCAGGTCCCGGTCGTGCGCCGCAGCACGCAGGCGCAGGGCGATCTTCAGGAAGTGATGATCGGCTATTCCGACTCCAACAAGGACGGCGGCTTCCTGTCGTCCAACTGGGAGCTGTTCAAGGCGCAGGCGCGCCTGACCGAAGTCGGTCGCGAGATGGATGTCGCCATCGCCTTCTTCCATGGCCGCGGCGGCTCGGTGTCGCGCGGCGGCGCCCCGACGGGCCACGCCATTGCGGCGCAGCCGGCGGGTTCGATCCGCGGCCGCTTCCGCTCGACGGAGCAGGGCGAGGTCGTCTCCTTCAAATACGCCAATCGCGGCACGGCGGCCTATCAGATGGAGCTGCTCGCCTCCTCCGTCTTCGCCCATGCGCTGCGCTCCGAGCGTGAGGACGCGCTGGTGCCGCGCAAGGATTTCGACGAGGCGCTGGAAGAGATTTCGGCGGCTTCTTTCGCGGCCTATGAGAAGTTCATCTCCGACCCGGATCTGGTGACCTATTTCCAGGCTGCGAGCCCGCTCGAAGAAATCTCGCTGCTCAACATCGGCTCGCGCCCGGCGCGCCGTTTCGGCGCCAAGAGCCTCGCCGATCTGCGCGCGATTCCGTGGGTCTTCGCCTGGGCGCAGAACCGTCACTCGATCACAGGCTGGTATGGCGTCGGCTCGGGCCTCAAGGCCTTTGTCGACGCGCGCGGCGATCGCGGGCTGGAGCTTCTGCGCTGGATGTTCGAGGATTCGCGCCTGTTCCGGCTCATTCTCGACGAGGTCGAGAAGACGCTGGCGCTGGTCGACATGGGGATCGCTAAACAATACGCGGGTCTCGTGGCCGACGAAGCGGTGCGTGAGAAAATCTTCAAGATGATCGAAGACGAATGCGCGCTCACGCGGGAAATGGTCCTGCGCGTCACCGGCGACCGCGAGCTGACCGAAAGGTTCAAGGAATATGCGGCGCGGCTGTCGCACCGTCTGCCGGTCATCAACGACGTCAATCGCGAGCAGGTCGAGCTGCTGCGCCGTTTCCGCACGGCGCAGAGCGAAGCCGAGAAGGAGGACGCGAAAGTGCCTCTGCTCATCTCCATCAGCTGCATCGCCGCGGGCCTCGGGGCCACCGGCTAA
- a CDS encoding NADP-dependent methylenetetrahydromethanopterin/methylenetetrahydrofolate dehydrogenase: MTKKLLFLFDTDPVASVFDTVVGYDGGADHIIGYGGVDTKNVGALVDGCIYTRGPKEKQFTAIFVGGGSMVAGEAVFKAVKKRFFSNFRVSVMLDSNGSNTTAAAGVALLAKAGDLKGKKAVVLAGTGPVGMRAAAMLNIEGAEVTITSRDQSRADAAAKAIEERFGFLPKAVEAKDNAARAAAIKGAQVVFGAGAIGVELLAEADWKDNPTVELIADCNAQPPLGIAGVEATDKAKERHGKIVIGALGLGGLKLKLHRECVGKLFESADKVFDCENIYALAKELA, from the coding sequence ATGACCAAGAAGCTTCTTTTCCTTTTCGACACCGATCCCGTGGCCAGCGTCTTCGACACGGTCGTCGGCTATGACGGCGGCGCCGACCACATCATCGGTTACGGCGGCGTCGACACCAAGAACGTCGGCGCGCTCGTCGACGGCTGCATCTACACGCGCGGCCCGAAGGAGAAGCAGTTCACGGCGATCTTCGTCGGCGGCGGCTCCATGGTCGCGGGCGAGGCGGTGTTCAAGGCGGTGAAGAAGCGCTTCTTCTCCAACTTCCGCGTCTCGGTGATGCTCGACTCCAACGGCTCTAACACGACCGCCGCCGCCGGCGTCGCGTTGCTCGCCAAGGCGGGCGATCTGAAGGGCAAGAAGGCCGTCGTGCTCGCCGGCACCGGCCCGGTCGGCATGCGTGCCGCCGCCATGCTGAACATCGAAGGCGCCGAGGTGACGATCACCTCTCGTGACCAATCGCGCGCCGACGCGGCCGCCAAGGCGATCGAAGAGCGTTTCGGCTTTCTGCCCAAGGCCGTGGAAGCCAAGGACAACGCCGCCCGCGCTGCCGCCATCAAGGGCGCGCAGGTCGTCTTCGGCGCCGGCGCCATCGGCGTCGAGCTGCTCGCCGAAGCCGACTGGAAGGACAATCCGACCGTCGAACTCATCGCCGACTGCAACGCCCAGCCGCCGCTCGGTATCGCCGGCGTAGAGGCGACCGACAAGGCCAAGGAGCGCCACGGCAAGATCGTGATCGGCGCGCTGGGTCTGGGCGGCCTCAAGCTGAAACTGCATCGCGAATGCGTCGGCAAGCTCTTCGAGAGCGCCGACAAGGTGTTCGACTGCGAAAACATTTACGCCCTTGCGAAAGAGCTGGCCTGA